Proteins encoded within one genomic window of Pseudorasbora parva isolate DD20220531a chromosome 3, ASM2467924v1, whole genome shotgun sequence:
- the slc12a9 gene encoding solute carrier family 12 member 9 isoform X1 has protein sequence MANEHSPLLVHGVYSMVGDAEDSRGGSAVTGEGSPKSTPRKLDTFFGVMVPTILSMFSIVLFLRTGFVVGHAGLLHGLLMLCVAYFIISLTILSICAISTNGAVEGGGAYFMISRSLGPEFGGSIGLMFYLAKVCACGVYVLGLVEAILDVFGKDPGSTVAQGLRVLPQGYWYTVLYSSVVLLLCLVVCLVGAHIYAKASFIILLVVTVSLISIIISPLIVSPQRFNITHTYGKNHSVTVNPGYTGFNGTTLKNNLGPHYSLDYSTNTMMSFATVFAVMFTSCTGIMAGANMSGELKNPSVSIPKGTIIAVSYTFTVYLFLYMLLSSTCDRLLLINDYAVFQRVNVWPPFVTIGVYCASFSAAMCSMIGASRILHALALDKLFGLPLAPAAVTSSSGNPWVSVLYTWGLVQCTLFAGQLNVIAGIVTVFYLLAYAAVDLACLALEWASAPNFRPTFQFFSWHTCLLGIVSCVVMMFVINPVYSSASIVLLLLLLLILHYRSPTSSWGYISQALIFHQVRKYLLMLDSRKDHVKFWRPQVLLMVANPRSSCQLICFVNQLKKGGLFVLGHVQIGDLDVLPSDPVQPQYNFWLSLVDKLGVKAFVDLTLSPSVRQGTQHLLRITGLGGMKPNTLVLGFYDNSYPEDYFLQDPVFCEGDRGEGDNFGVDLPSLQAHFPLVRHVENPRALQPEEYVSIILDAIKMGKNVCLARYFFQLPPESKGVTCKRGNDSVDTIDVWPTNLLSPDSASYADVCSLFLLQMACVLNMASRWRRARLRIFVCVESELGDQGWLAKEEQFRELLGKLRIRASIKIVAWDNVARMFRGEGSERQKVSEEFLCAVNALLKEHSSTAVVRFLYLPHPPSSSELSQQYLTQLDALTRDLGPALLIHGVTPVTCTEL, from the exons GTTTTGTTGTGGGTCATGCCGGTCTTCTCCATGGTCTCCTCATGCTGTGTGTGGCCTACTTCATCATTTCGTTGACAATCCTGTCTATATGTGCTATTTCAACGAATGGTGCTGTGGAAGGGGGCGGGGCCTACT TCATGATCAGTCGTTCTCTGGGACCAGAGTTTGGAGGCAGTATCGGCCTGATGTTTTACTTGGCGAAGGTATGTGCATGTGGCGTGTATGTTCTCGGCCTGGTGGAGGCCATACTGGATGTCTTCGGGAAGGATCCAG GCTCTACTGTGGCACAGGGGCTGCGTGTGTTGCCGCAGGGTTACTGGTACACCGTGTTGTACTCCTCTGTAGTGCTGTTGCTATGTCTGGTGGTGTGTCTGGTCGGTGCTCATATCTACGCCAAAGCCTCTTTCATCATTCTGCTGGTTGTGACGGTGTCACTGATCTCCATCATCATCAGCCCCCTTATTGTCAGTCCGCAGCGCttcaacatcacacacacatacgggAAAAACCACAGCGTCACTGTCAACCCCGGCTACACAGGCTTCAATGGCACCACATTAAAGAACAACCTTGGAC CGCACTACTCTCTGGACTACAGTACCAACACAATGATGTCTTTCGCCACTGTATTTGCTGTGATGTTCACGAGCTGCACGGGCATCATGGCAGGAGCCAACATGTCGG GTGAGCTAAAGAACCCCAGTGTGTCGATACCTAAAGGAACCATTATAGCGGTGTCATACACCTTCACTGTCTACTTGTTTCTCTACATGCTCCTGAGCTCTACCTGcgacag gtTGTTGTTAATCAATGATTATGCAGTGTTCCAACGTGTGAACGTGTGGCCTCCGTTTGTGACGATTGGGGTGTACTGCGCGTCTTTCTCAGCTGCTATGTGCTCCATGATAGGAGCTTCTCGAATCCTCCACGCTCTTGCACTGGACAAGCTTTTTG GTCTGCCTCTGGCTCCGGCCGCAGTCACCTCCAGCTCTGGGAACCCGTGGGTGTCTGTGCTCTACACCTGGGGCCTGGTGCAG tgTACGCTGTTTGCAGGACAGCTGAATGTGATTGCTGGTATCGTGACAGTGTTTTATCTGTTGGCGTATGCTGCGGTTGATTTGGCCTGTCTAGCTCTGGAATGGGCCTCAGCTCCAAACTTTAG GCCaacatttcagtttttctcttGGCACACATGTTTATTGGGTATTGTCAGCTGTGTGGTAATGATGTTCGTGATCAACCCAGTGTATTCATCGGCCAGCATCGTACTTCTACTTCTactcctgctgatcctgcactACCGCTCTCCCACCAGCAGCTGGGGCTACATCAGCCAAGCACTGATCTTCCATCAG GTGAGGAAGTACCTTCTGATGTTAGACTCCCGTAAGGATCATGTGAAGTTCTGGCGGCCACAGGTCTTACTGATGGTGGCCAACCCACGCTCCTCCTGTCAGCTCATCTGCTTTGTCAACCAGCTCAAGAAAGGAGGGCTGTTTGTTCTTGGACATGTGCAGATTGGAGATCTGG ATGTGTTGCCCTCAGACCCGGTGCAGCCGCAGTATAATTTCTGGTTGAGTCTGGTGGATAAGTTGGGTGTGAAAGCCTTTGTGGATCTGACTCTTTCTCCTTCCGTCAGACAGGGCACTCAACATCTGCTCCGCATCACTGGACTGG GAGGTATGAAGCCTAATACCCTGGTCTTGGGCTTCTATGACAACTCCTACCCAGAGGACTACTTCCTGCAGGACCCTGTCTTTTGTGAGGGCGATAGGGGTGAGGGGGATAATTTTGGGGTTGACCTCCCATCCTTACAGGCTCATTTTCCACTGGTGCGCCATGTGGAGAACCCTCGCGCGCTGCAGCCTGAGGAGTATGTGAGCATCATCCTTGATGCCATAAAAATGGGCAAGAATGTTTGTTTAGCCAGGTACTTCTTCCAGCTACCCCCTGAGAGCAAAGGTGTAACATGCAAAAGGGGAAACGACAGCGTGGACACCATCGACGTTTGGCCGACAAACCTACTGTCCCCAGACAGCGCCAGTTACGCAGACGTGTGCAGTCTTTTCCTGCTTCAGATGGCGTGCGTGTTAAACATGGCCAGCAGGTGGCGCCGTGCAAGGTTACGTATATttgtctgtgtggagtctgaATTGGGAGACCAGGGCTGGCTGGCTAAAGAGGAGCAATTTAGAGAGTTGCTGGGCAAGCTGAGGATTCGTGCCTCTATTAAGATTGTGGCGTGGGATAACGTGGCACGCATGTTTAGAGGGGAAGGCTCAGAGAGGCAAAAGGTGTCTGAAGAGTTCCTGTGTGCCGTGAATGCCCTGTTGAAGGAACACAGCTCTACTGCAGTGGTGCGCTTTCTGTACTTGCCCCACCCTCCCTCCAGTTCTGAGCTGTCACAGCAGTACCTGACGCAGCTAGACGCATTGACAAGAGACCTGGGCCCAGCTCTCTTGATTCACGGGGTCACACCAGTCACATGCACTGAGCTCTGA
- the slc12a9 gene encoding solute carrier family 12 member 9 isoform X2 — protein MISRSLGPEFGGSIGLMFYLAKVCACGVYVLGLVEAILDVFGKDPGSTVAQGLRVLPQGYWYTVLYSSVVLLLCLVVCLVGAHIYAKASFIILLVVTVSLISIIISPLIVSPQRFNITHTYGKNHSVTVNPGYTGFNGTTLKNNLGPHYSLDYSTNTMMSFATVFAVMFTSCTGIMAGANMSGELKNPSVSIPKGTIIAVSYTFTVYLFLYMLLSSTCDRLLLINDYAVFQRVNVWPPFVTIGVYCASFSAAMCSMIGASRILHALALDKLFGLPLAPAAVTSSSGNPWVSVLYTWGLVQCTLFAGQLNVIAGIVTVFYLLAYAAVDLACLALEWASAPNFRPTFQFFSWHTCLLGIVSCVVMMFVINPVYSSASIVLLLLLLLILHYRSPTSSWGYISQALIFHQVRKYLLMLDSRKDHVKFWRPQVLLMVANPRSSCQLICFVNQLKKGGLFVLGHVQIGDLDVLPSDPVQPQYNFWLSLVDKLGVKAFVDLTLSPSVRQGTQHLLRITGLGGMKPNTLVLGFYDNSYPEDYFLQDPVFCEGDRGEGDNFGVDLPSLQAHFPLVRHVENPRALQPEEYVSIILDAIKMGKNVCLARYFFQLPPESKGVTCKRGNDSVDTIDVWPTNLLSPDSASYADVCSLFLLQMACVLNMASRWRRARLRIFVCVESELGDQGWLAKEEQFRELLGKLRIRASIKIVAWDNVARMFRGEGSERQKVSEEFLCAVNALLKEHSSTAVVRFLYLPHPPSSSELSQQYLTQLDALTRDLGPALLIHGVTPVTCTEL, from the exons ATGATCAGTCGTTCTCTGGGACCAGAGTTTGGAGGCAGTATCGGCCTGATGTTTTACTTGGCGAAGGTATGTGCATGTGGCGTGTATGTTCTCGGCCTGGTGGAGGCCATACTGGATGTCTTCGGGAAGGATCCAG GCTCTACTGTGGCACAGGGGCTGCGTGTGTTGCCGCAGGGTTACTGGTACACCGTGTTGTACTCCTCTGTAGTGCTGTTGCTATGTCTGGTGGTGTGTCTGGTCGGTGCTCATATCTACGCCAAAGCCTCTTTCATCATTCTGCTGGTTGTGACGGTGTCACTGATCTCCATCATCATCAGCCCCCTTATTGTCAGTCCGCAGCGCttcaacatcacacacacatacgggAAAAACCACAGCGTCACTGTCAACCCCGGCTACACAGGCTTCAATGGCACCACATTAAAGAACAACCTTGGAC CGCACTACTCTCTGGACTACAGTACCAACACAATGATGTCTTTCGCCACTGTATTTGCTGTGATGTTCACGAGCTGCACGGGCATCATGGCAGGAGCCAACATGTCGG GTGAGCTAAAGAACCCCAGTGTGTCGATACCTAAAGGAACCATTATAGCGGTGTCATACACCTTCACTGTCTACTTGTTTCTCTACATGCTCCTGAGCTCTACCTGcgacag gtTGTTGTTAATCAATGATTATGCAGTGTTCCAACGTGTGAACGTGTGGCCTCCGTTTGTGACGATTGGGGTGTACTGCGCGTCTTTCTCAGCTGCTATGTGCTCCATGATAGGAGCTTCTCGAATCCTCCACGCTCTTGCACTGGACAAGCTTTTTG GTCTGCCTCTGGCTCCGGCCGCAGTCACCTCCAGCTCTGGGAACCCGTGGGTGTCTGTGCTCTACACCTGGGGCCTGGTGCAG tgTACGCTGTTTGCAGGACAGCTGAATGTGATTGCTGGTATCGTGACAGTGTTTTATCTGTTGGCGTATGCTGCGGTTGATTTGGCCTGTCTAGCTCTGGAATGGGCCTCAGCTCCAAACTTTAG GCCaacatttcagtttttctcttGGCACACATGTTTATTGGGTATTGTCAGCTGTGTGGTAATGATGTTCGTGATCAACCCAGTGTATTCATCGGCCAGCATCGTACTTCTACTTCTactcctgctgatcctgcactACCGCTCTCCCACCAGCAGCTGGGGCTACATCAGCCAAGCACTGATCTTCCATCAG GTGAGGAAGTACCTTCTGATGTTAGACTCCCGTAAGGATCATGTGAAGTTCTGGCGGCCACAGGTCTTACTGATGGTGGCCAACCCACGCTCCTCCTGTCAGCTCATCTGCTTTGTCAACCAGCTCAAGAAAGGAGGGCTGTTTGTTCTTGGACATGTGCAGATTGGAGATCTGG ATGTGTTGCCCTCAGACCCGGTGCAGCCGCAGTATAATTTCTGGTTGAGTCTGGTGGATAAGTTGGGTGTGAAAGCCTTTGTGGATCTGACTCTTTCTCCTTCCGTCAGACAGGGCACTCAACATCTGCTCCGCATCACTGGACTGG GAGGTATGAAGCCTAATACCCTGGTCTTGGGCTTCTATGACAACTCCTACCCAGAGGACTACTTCCTGCAGGACCCTGTCTTTTGTGAGGGCGATAGGGGTGAGGGGGATAATTTTGGGGTTGACCTCCCATCCTTACAGGCTCATTTTCCACTGGTGCGCCATGTGGAGAACCCTCGCGCGCTGCAGCCTGAGGAGTATGTGAGCATCATCCTTGATGCCATAAAAATGGGCAAGAATGTTTGTTTAGCCAGGTACTTCTTCCAGCTACCCCCTGAGAGCAAAGGTGTAACATGCAAAAGGGGAAACGACAGCGTGGACACCATCGACGTTTGGCCGACAAACCTACTGTCCCCAGACAGCGCCAGTTACGCAGACGTGTGCAGTCTTTTCCTGCTTCAGATGGCGTGCGTGTTAAACATGGCCAGCAGGTGGCGCCGTGCAAGGTTACGTATATttgtctgtgtggagtctgaATTGGGAGACCAGGGCTGGCTGGCTAAAGAGGAGCAATTTAGAGAGTTGCTGGGCAAGCTGAGGATTCGTGCCTCTATTAAGATTGTGGCGTGGGATAACGTGGCACGCATGTTTAGAGGGGAAGGCTCAGAGAGGCAAAAGGTGTCTGAAGAGTTCCTGTGTGCCGTGAATGCCCTGTTGAAGGAACACAGCTCTACTGCAGTGGTGCGCTTTCTGTACTTGCCCCACCCTCCCTCCAGTTCTGAGCTGTCACAGCAGTACCTGACGCAGCTAGACGCATTGACAAGAGACCTGGGCCCAGCTCTCTTGATTCACGGGGTCACACCAGTCACATGCACTGAGCTCTGA